In Spinacia oleracea cultivar Varoflay chromosome 5, BTI_SOV_V1, whole genome shotgun sequence, a single window of DNA contains:
- the LOC110788352 gene encoding protein FAR1-RELATED SEQUENCE 5-like has protein sequence MSTDNENFFHKHRVGEDNILKDVMWVDARSRAAYEEFGDVVVFDSTYLTNEYDLPFSNFVGVNHHGQTILLGCALLSHEDSETFEWLFTEWLSCMSNKKPISFLTDQDAAMRKALREVMPDVRHRWCLWHILTKFSHKLGKYNDYELFKVELHNVIYNSLTKNEFEVQWTDVIKKYKLEGEIWLAGLYHGREMWVPAFMNGMFWAGMKSTQRSESINRFFDGFVDKHTRLFEFAPFYIKVVESRANDEQQADAADQRAVRPLATQFSVERAFRKVYTDAKFLEVQEQCNRVLYLTSLETTMVSAEVAHHKLEDRVWVLCKETRKEFSTKYRRNYIVQINLETKLAECECKLFESDGILCRHIIKVYDMHDIQDVPDVYILRRWRKNVSRKHSRVKVVYHDPSKTEDVMKHDKLMLAYEPISLKASTNPECIKIVMDTLKVLEKRLDQQLIGVEDMDADETQDDVGTPGLSQTNKKRETTPKSVTNGCSQTKNKRTTKSTPKSVNKRNKCATPPDNVMVNDPVARNKPHRTPSCRHRSCVEPKKKTPIRRRRSKTNDVAGCSQEPPTRGADDVELTHTSAGGIEMLSQDGLVGYFTSIVGGDDGLDIVGDVGDVGDDGLGLDNVDDLLCRNSLGWDK, from the exons ATGTCTACTGACAATGAAAATTTCTTTCACAAGCATAGGGTGGGTGAGGATAACATATTAAAGGATGTGATGTGGGTAGATGCTAGGAGTAGAGCTGCTTACGAAGagtttggagatgttgtagTGTTTGACTCCACCTACTTAACAAACGAGTATGACTTGCCATTTTCTAACTTTGTTGGGGTTAATcaccatggtcaaaccattctgcTTGGGTGTGCATTGTTATCCCATGAAGATTCAGAGACCTTTGAATGGTTATTTACCGAGTGGTTGTCATGTATGTCTAACAAAAAACCCATTAGTTTTCTTACTGACCAAGACGCTGCCATGAGGAAGGCCCTACGAGAAGTAATGCCTGATGTCCGACATCGATGGTGCTTGTGGCACATACTTACCAAGTTCAGTCACAAACTTGGAAAATACAATGACTATGAGCTGTTCAAAGTTGAGCTTCATAATGTGATTTACAACAGCCTTACCAAGAATGAATTTGAAGTGCAATGGACTGATGTAATCAAGAAGTATAAACTGGAGGGTGAGATTTGGCTTGCAG GATTATACCATGGAAGGGAAATGTGGGTGCCTGCATTTATGAACGGGATGTTTTGGGCTGGAATGAAGAGCACTCAAAGATCCGAAAGCATAAACAGGTTCTTTGATGGGTTCGTTGATAAGCACACTCGATTGTTTGAGTTTGCTCCATTTTATATTAAAGTAGTGGAATCTAGAGCTAACGATGAGCAACAGGCTGATGCAGCTGACCAAAGGGCAGTTCGCCCGTTGGCCACCCAATTTAGTGTTGAGAGAGCCTTTAGAAAGGTGTACACAGATGCAAAATTCCTCGAGGTTCAAGAGCAGTGCAATCGTGTACTGTACCTTACTTCTCTTGAGACTACTATGGTGTCAGCTGAAGTTGCACATCATAAGCTGGAGGACAGAGTGTGGGTGTTGTGTAAGGAAACCCGCAAGGAATTTTCAACAAAGTACAGGCGGAATTATATCGTGCAGATAAATTTGGAGACTAAATTGGCAGAGTGCGAATGCAAGCTGTTTGAAAGTGACGGTATACTTTGCAGGCACATTATAAAAGTGTATGACATGCATGACATTCAAGATGTCCCAGATGTTTATATTCTTCGTAGATGGAGGAAAAATGTGTCAAGGAAGCACTCGCGCGTGAAGGTGGTGTACCATGATCCAAGTAAGACCGAAGATGTCATGAAGCATGATAAATTAATGCTAGCATACGAGCCAATCAGTTTGAAGGCGTCAACGAATCCCGAGTGCATTAAAATCGTGATGGATACATTGAAGGTGTTGGAGAAGCGGTTGGATCAACAGTTGATTGGTGTGGAAGATATGGATGCTGATGAGACACAGGATGATGTTGGTACTCCTGGTTTGTCTCAAACCAACAAGAAGAGGGAAACTACTCCAAAATCTGTTACCAATGGGTGCAGTCAAACCAAAAACAAGAGGACCACCAAAAGTACCCCTAAGTCTGTGAACAAACGAAACAAATGTGCAACACCTCCTGATAACGTCATGGTGAATGATCCTGTGGCAAGAAATAAACCACATAGGACACCAAGTTGTAGGCACCGTTCTTGTGTTGAGCCAAAAAAGAAAACACCCAtaaggagaaggagaagcaaAACAAATGATGTTGCTGGTTGCTCACAGGAACCTCCCACGCGG GGCGCTGATGATGTTGAGTTGACACACACTTCTGCTGGGGGTATTGAGATGTTATCTCAAGATGGGTTAGTTGGGTATTTCACCAGCATAGTTGGAGGAGATGATGGACTTGACATTGTTGGTGATGTTGGTGATGTTGGTGATGATGGACTTGGACTTGACAATGTTGATGATCTTTTATGCCGAAATTCTCTTGGGTGGGATAAGTGA
- the LOC110799160 gene encoding pentatricopeptide repeat-containing protein At1g08070, chloroplastic-like: protein MVRHFQISKISDILRSSHHVNQLKQIHAVIITKYPFLSLPFVQRLLNLTHLNYARKVFDEMPEPDERLYNMFISAYSKIGSYKETVGMFCLMRRNDIHITSYSVPPVLKSCSAFLMSGLGKQVHSLIINFGLEPNCFVQTALMDLYARSGDLVSAKLVFDDILDRDAIAYNCLMSGYSKSGDVLAARRLFDEMPERSVVSWNTMISCYAHSGNHHEALRIFEMMQKENSQATEFTVATVLSICSNIGDLELGLRLKKYVDDNNMVSNMIVSTALMEMFVKCGDVHEARQVFDRMNERDTITWGSMIAGYAQNGKAVEALELFKCMTNEKIKPNDVTLVSVLSACAQLGSVETGEQIKKYIETEGFDSNIYVASSLLCMYSRCGSIKKAWEVFDQMHEKDVVSWNSMITGLAFNGYAMDAITLFKRMIKTNIRPDGSTFGSLLTACTHAGLVDLGLEFFHNMHSKYDIVPEVEHYACIVDLFCRYGRLNEAYEFICQMKKPNVVIWGTLLSACRIHSNIEFAEIALTKLVELEPENSGNYILLSNTYANTGRWQDTLRVRNMLREKKVQKTAAYSWIELEDGIHSFLVADSLHPRCREIYDVVVGLAMFSFDETDNYCEY from the coding sequence ATGGTGCGCCAtttccaaatttcaaaaatttcaGATATTCTGCGCTCTTCGCATCATGTAAACCAGCTCAAACAAATCCATGCTGTGATTATTACCAAAtacccttttctctctcttccttttgTACAGAGGTTGCTTAACTTGACCCATTTGAATTATGCACGCAAGGTGTTCGACGAAATGCCTGAACCAGATGAACGGTTGTACAATATGTTTATCTCAGCGTATTCTAAGATTGGTTCTTATAAGGAAACGGTGGGTATGTTTTGTTTGATGCGTCGTAATGATATCCATATCACTAGTTACAGTGTTCCGCCGGTTTTGAAATCGTGTTCTGCATTCTTGATGTCGGGGTTGGGGAAGCAAGTTCATTCGTTGATTATTAATTTCGGGCTCGAGCCGAATTGTTTTGTTCAGACTGCTTTAATGGATTTGTATGCTAGGTCTGGTGACTTGGTATCAGCTAAATTGGTTTTTGATGACATTTTGGATAGAGATGCTATTGCTTATAATTGTTTGATGTCTGGGTACTCAAAATCTGGTGACGTTTTGGCTGCTCGGAGGTTGTTTGATGAAATGCCGGAGAGAAGTGTTGTTTCATGGAATACGATGATTTCCTGCTATGCTCATAGTGGTAATCATCACGAAGCTTTGAGAATATTTGAAATGATGCAAAAGGAAAATTCTCAAGCTACTGAATTTACTGTGGCGACTGTGCTCTCTATTTGTAGTAACATAGGTGATTTAGAGTTGGGTTTGAGACTCAAGAAGTatgttgatgataataatatgGTATCTAATATGATTGTGTCAACTGCATTGATGGAGATGTTTGTAAAATGTGGGGATGTTCATGAAGCACGGCAAGTGTTTGACCGCATGAATGAGAGGGATACTATTACGTGGGGTTCTATGATTGCTGGTTATGCTCAAAATGGGAAAGCAGTTGAGGCTTTGGAACTGTTCAAGTGCATGACAAATGAGAAAATTAAGCCAAATGACGTAACTCTAGTAAGCGTCTTATCAGCTTGTGCTCAACTGGGTTCGGTAGAAACTGGTGAACAGATTAAAAAGTATATAGAAACTGAAGGGTTTGACTCGAACATCTATGTTGCTTCGTCATTGTTGTGCATGTATTCGAGGTGTGGAAGTATAAAGAAGGCTTGGGAAGTGTTCGATCAAATGCATGAGAAAGATGTTGTATCCTGGAACTCTATGATTACTGGGCTTGCTTTTAATGGTTATGCTATGGATGCTATCACTCTTTTCAAAAGAATGATAAAAACCAACATTAGACCAGATGGTTCTACATTTGGTTCACTACTAACAGCATGCACCCATGCTGGCCTAGTTGACTTGGGTCTTGAATTCTTTCACAACATGCACTCAAAGTATGATATTGTCCCAGAAGTGGAGCATTATGCATGCATTGTTGACCTATTTTGTAGATATGGAAGACTTAATGAAGCTTATGAGTTCATATGTCAGATGAAGAAGCCAAATGTTGTCATTTGGGGCACTTTACTTAGTGCTTGCAGAATTCATTCAAATATCGAGTTTGCAGAGATAGCCTTGACAAAGTTGGTAGAGCTGGAACCTGAAAATTCAGGTAACTATATCCTCCTTTCGAACACATATGCCAATACAGGCAGATGGCAAGACACTTTAAGAGTAAGAAACATGCTGAGAGAGAAAAAGGTGCAGAAAACTGCAGCATATAGTTGGATCGAGCTAGAGGATGGGATACATAGTTTTCTAGTTGCTGACTCATTGCATCCGAGATGTAGAGAGATCTATGATGTGGTTGTTGGCTTGGCTATGTTTTCATTTGACGAGACAGATAACTATTGTGAATATTAG